The Candidatus Omnitrophota bacterium genome includes the window AGACTGGATAAACACTAACCGCTCATGCCATATTGTTACGATCGAGGACCCTGTGGAATTTGTTCATAAGAATAAGAAGTCGATAGTCAATCAGCGCGAAGTATACAGCGATACGCACTCTTTCAACGCTTCGCTGAAACATATTTTAAGGCAGGACCCGGACGTTATCCTGATAGGAGAGATGAGGGACCTGGAGACGATCGAGTCGGCTTTAATAATCGCCGAAACGGGCCACCTGGTTTTCGCGACTCTGCATACGTCAGACTGCGTCCAGACCATTAACAGGATTGTAGATGTCTTCCCCTCTCATCAGCAGGAACAGACACGTACTCAGCTTTCGTTTGTTCTGGTCGGGGTCCTGTCCCAGCAGCTTATTCCTAAAGCGGAAGGGCCGGGACGTGTATTGGCTACCGAAATCCTTATGGTGACGCCTCCGGTGCGCAGCATGATAAGGGAATCGAAGGCGCACCAGCTGTATTCTGTGATACAGACGTCGAAGAAAGAGGGTATGAAGACGATGAACCAGTCTCTCTATGAGCTTTATAGCAAGAAGCTGATCACTTATGAAGAAGCTTTCGACCGATCCACGGATATCGAGGATCTAGGAAGGCTGTTTAAAAAATAGAAATATAAGAAAGCCAATGTCCAACGCTAAGAGAGTCGTATCTAAACAATTGGGCGAGCTTTTGCTGGAGCGGGGCGTGATCAGCGAAGAACAGCTGAATAAAGCCCTGAAGGCCCAGGAGATTAACGGAGGCCTGATAGGTTATATCCTTGTTTCGCTGGGTTACGCAAAAGAAGAGGAGATAGCTCAGGCGCTTACCGTGCAGTATGGTTTTCCGTATTTACCGCTTGAGTATTATGAGATAAATACTGAGGCGATGAAGCTGATACCGCGGAACGTCGCCGAACAATACAATCTTATTGCGATAGATAAGATGGGCAACCTGTTGACTATAGCTATGTCGAACCCCCTGAATGCTCAGGCGGTAGAGGATATTGAAATGATATCGAATTGCACGGTGCAGGTATTCGTGAGCACGATGTCCGACGTAACTAACGCGATAACCAAATACTACCAGAAAAAATAATCCTTTAAATGACGCCCGGACTAAAAGAGAAACTTACAAAGATCCTGATAGATAAGAACCTCATAAAAGAGGATGACCTTCAGAAGGCCCTCGCGCTGCAGAAGGAAAAGGGCGGATCTTTAAGCGACGTGCTGATAGCCCTCAAGCTGATATCGAAGAATGACCTGATGATGGTAATCAGCGAGCATCTGGGTATCCCGCCCATAAATCTGAGCCGTTTTAAGATAGATCCCGCAGTTCTTAAACTTGTTTCCAGAAAAACCGCAAAGCATTATAAGATAATGCCGATCGCTAAGATGGGTAATGTGCTGACGCTTGCTATAGCGGACCCTCTTAATATATTTGCCATCGATGATATAAAAGCCCTTACAGGGTTTAAGATAGCCCCTATAGTTACTACCGAAAACGATATAAATTACGCTATAGGCCACTATTATGAGGAAGATACCTATGCCGCTATAGACAAGATAGTCACCGGTATAAAAGGCGCTGATGGGGACGTGAAATTCATGGATGGCGCCGGCTCAGACGTCGGTGTGGAAGACATGACGGAGATCGCGCAGGAAGTTCCTGTAGTGAAGATAACGAATATGCTTGTCGCCGAGGGTCTAAAGATGCGCGCCAGCGATATACTTATCGAGCCGATGGAAAGAGAGCTGCGTGTCAGGTACAGGGTCGACGGCATTTTGCAGGAGGGGCGAAGGCCCCCGAAGGTATTGCATAGCTCTATCGTGTCCAGGCTAAAGATTATATCGGATCTTGATATCGCGGAGCACCGCTTGCCCCAAGACGGCAGGTTTAAGATTAAGGTGTCCGGAAGGGAGGTCGACTTCAGGATATCGATCCTGCCATCGCGTATGGGAGAGAAGGTCGCGATCAGGATACTGGATAAGGCTCAGGCTACACTTGATATAAATAAACTTGGGATCGACCCGATATCCCTCGACAAGATAAAGAAATCAGCCGAGAGGCCGCATGGCATGATACTCGTCTGTGGTCCGACGGGATGCGGAAAAACCACAACCCTCTATTCGATACTGCAGCTTATAAATTATCCGACGGACAACATAGTGACTGTCGAGGACCCGGTAGAGTATCTCATAGAAGGCATAAGCCAGGTGACCGCGCGGCCTGAAATAGGCCTCACCTTCGCCGCCGCGCTTCGTTCGATATTGAGACAGGACCCCGACTCAATAATGATAGGCGAAATACGTGATTTCGAAACCGTAGACATAGCTATAAAAGCGGCCCTTACGGGGCACCTCGTCTTAAGCACGCTGCATACGACGACGGCAACGGGCTCAATCATAAGGCTTGTCAATATGGGCCTTGAACCGTTCCTGATAGCGTCATCCCTGATAATGGTGGCCGCG containing:
- a CDS encoding type IV pilus twitching motility protein PilT is translated as MPHNMKDLLSLMVQKSASDLHITSGSPVHLRVDENLIPVDRNILSDNDTKALVFSMLTETQIEKFERELELDVAFSMEDFGRFRVNVFKQRGSVASSIRLIPGNLWSFEKCGLPADVAIDLCNRPKGLVLITGSTGSGKSTSLASMIDWINTNRSCHIVTIEDPVEFVHKNKKSIVNQREVYSDTHSFNASLKHILRQDPDVILIGEMRDLETIESALIIAETGHLVFATLHTSDCVQTINRIVDVFPSHQQEQTRTQLSFVLVGVLSQQLIPKAEGPGRVLATEILMVTPPVRSMIRESKAHQLYSVIQTSKKEGMKTMNQSLYELYSKKLITYEEAFDRSTDIEDLGRLFKK
- a CDS encoding ATPase, T2SS/T4P/T4SS family → MTPGLKEKLTKILIDKNLIKEDDLQKALALQKEKGGSLSDVLIALKLISKNDLMMVISEHLGIPPINLSRFKIDPAVLKLVSRKTAKHYKIMPIAKMGNVLTLAIADPLNIFAIDDIKALTGFKIAPIVTTENDINYAIGHYYEEDTYAAIDKIVTGIKGADGDVKFMDGAGSDVGVEDMTEIAQEVPVVKITNMLVAEGLKMRASDILIEPMERELRVRYRVDGILQEGRRPPKVLHSSIVSRLKIISDLDIAEHRLPQDGRFKIKVSGREVDFRISILPSRMGEKVAIRILDKAQATLDINKLGIDPISLDKIKKSAERPHGMILVCGPTGCGKTTTLYSILQLINYPTDNIVTVEDPVEYLIEGISQVTARPEIGLTFAAALRSILRQDPDSIMIGEIRDFETVDIAIKAALTGHLVLSTLHTTTATGSIIRLVNMGLEPFLIASSLIMVAAQRLVRKICPGCKESYDLDKDIARKINLAPASGKITLYRGKGCPDCLGTGYKGRTALIEVLMLTPKIKELVLAGEQEHIIREAARREGMKTLRENGIQNVLDGITTLDEVVRVTVGDQDMDTV